From the genome of bacterium, one region includes:
- the rpoN gene encoding RNA polymerase factor sigma-54, producing the protein MHQLRQELRQRLEQYLQPQQILRSELIQLPLLGLEQRVRAELLENPFLEELPEDEAIVDREQVEVETEPAAATYEQNEEAHAALPEKHEEPAPKEKSSDEVDWENFLDDEEYHVFKSARYVPDELADAPRPFIPTLAEHLEDQLRLQRLTPEEFFIGQYIIGSINKDGHLNYPIEEIARELNVEVPLAEKILSVVQHLDPTGIAARSLQECLLLQLRQHEYPEKVLLAVRMLSECYDDFLNKRFEVIARKLDVALEDVKQAFTDVKKLNPKPGEGYFDEKQNYIVPDVVVTRVGEDGDFVVYLNDSNIPSFHINAAYKDMFLSANSDKKVKEFVTRKLESARWFINAIHQRQTTILRTMRAIVKRQEGFFRHGKDHLKPMILQDIAEDISMDISTISRVTSAKYVQTEWGVFELKYFFSERMETTQGEEISTKVIKSRLQEIIDLEDKSDPYSDQAIAEMLAVEGYPIARRTVQKYREQLSIPVKRLRREI; encoded by the coding sequence ATGCATCAACTTCGGCAAGAGTTACGGCAACGACTGGAGCAGTACCTCCAGCCCCAACAGATCCTCCGCAGCGAGCTGATCCAGCTCCCGCTATTGGGACTGGAGCAGCGCGTGCGCGCGGAACTGCTCGAAAACCCGTTCCTCGAGGAATTGCCCGAAGATGAAGCAATCGTGGACCGGGAACAGGTCGAGGTAGAAACCGAGCCGGCCGCCGCCACCTACGAGCAGAACGAGGAGGCTCACGCGGCCCTGCCCGAGAAGCATGAGGAGCCTGCTCCCAAAGAGAAATCCAGCGACGAAGTGGACTGGGAGAATTTCCTCGATGACGAGGAATACCACGTCTTCAAGAGCGCTCGCTATGTGCCCGACGAGCTCGCCGACGCGCCCCGTCCCTTCATTCCCACTCTGGCCGAGCACCTCGAAGACCAGCTCCGCCTGCAGCGTTTGACCCCGGAGGAGTTCTTCATCGGGCAATACATTATCGGCTCGATCAACAAAGACGGGCATCTCAACTACCCGATTGAAGAAATCGCCCGCGAACTGAACGTCGAGGTGCCGCTGGCTGAGAAAATCCTCTCCGTCGTGCAGCATCTCGATCCGACCGGTATTGCCGCTCGCAGTCTCCAGGAATGTCTGCTCCTCCAACTCCGCCAGCACGAATATCCCGAAAAGGTTCTCCTCGCCGTCCGCATGTTGTCCGAATGCTACGACGATTTCCTCAACAAGCGCTTCGAAGTCATCGCCCGCAAGCTGGACGTGGCTCTCGAAGACGTCAAACAGGCGTTTACCGACGTCAAGAAACTCAATCCCAAGCCGGGCGAGGGTTACTTCGACGAGAAGCAGAACTACATCGTCCCCGACGTGGTCGTCACGCGCGTAGGGGAGGACGGCGACTTCGTCGTCTATCTGAACGACAGCAATATTCCCAGTTTCCACATCAACGCCGCCTACAAGGACATGTTCCTCTCGGCGAACTCCGATAAAAAGGTGAAGGAGTTCGTCACCCGCAAGCTCGAGAGCGCCCGCTGGTTCATCAATGCGATCCATCAGCGGCAAACGACGATTCTCCGAACCATGCGCGCCATCGTCAAGCGGCAGGAAGGTTTCTTCCGTCATGGCAAGGATCATCTCAAACCGATGATCCTTCAGGACATCGCCGAAGACATCAGCATGGATATTTCCACGATTTCACGCGTGACCTCTGCCAAGTACGTGCAAACCGAGTGGGGAGTATTCGAGCTCAAGTATTTTTTCTCGGAACGCATGGAAACCACGCAAGGCGAGGAGATTTCCACCAAAGTCATCAAATCCCGCCTGCAGGAAATTATTGATTTGGAAGATAAATCCGATCCCTATTCGGATCAGGCCATCGCCGAAATGCTCGCCGTCGAAGGCTATCCAATCGCCCGCCGTACGGTGCAGAAATACCGCGAACAACTCAGCATCCCCGTGAAGCGCCTTCGCCGCGAAATCTGA